The sequence AGACGGAAATTCAGAATCTTCCACTTTTCGGATACGGGATCAAAGGTTTCACACTTTCCCTGATCGAAACGGCCATGCGCATCAGCCAATACCGCGTCAGCGCCCGGCAAATCGAACAGATCATCCAGATCGGAAAATCCATGCTGCAGTATCCTGTTGAGCTACTGCCCGAGGTCGAAACTACACTCAATCGCTTGACTCCTCATTACCGCCTGATTCTGGCCACCAAGGGCGATTTGCTCGACCAGGAGCGCAAGCTGCAACGGTCGGGAATCTCCCACTTCTTTCATCACATTGAGGTCATGAGCGAAAAAAACGCCGCCGCCTATCAACACCTGTTAGCCCATCTCGATGTACAACCTCACGAATTCGCCATGGTCGGCAACTCGCTGAAATCCGACATCCTTCCCACACTGGAGATCGGCGCGATTGCCTTTCATGTCCCCTACCATGTGGATTGGGTCCACGAGCGCGTTGAATCCTTTTCGGCACCCGAAGGACGTTGCTTCACCTGCCAACACATAGGGGAAGTTGCAGATCATTTGCACGTGGCCTAGCCATTCGTCTCGCGCCATGGTCACCATTCTCATCCTCTGTTTCAACAAACTGGAACTCAGTCAGCGCTGCGTGCAGGCCACGCTGGATGCTGGCTATCACCCAGAACAGATCAGCGTGATCGACAATGGCTCCTCCCAACCGTTGCAAGCAATGCTCCAGGAACGGTTTCCGGCGGTCAATTGCATCCGACTGGAGCACAACCTCGGTTTTGCCGGTGGCTTCACTCAGGGTATTCGGCGTTTTCTCACGATGCACCCGAATTGCCGGGATTTTCTTTTTCTGACCAATGATACCCAACCCCACCCCGGATGTGCAGAAGCGTGCGCAGCAAGCGCGAGAAAACACCGAAGCCACTTGATCGCGCCTCGCTTGCTGTTTCGCAACGATCCTGAGCGTATCGACTCGCTTGCAGCCCGATTTGAACGCACGGATGGAACGTTACACCACTGCCGGACCCTGGGACTGTCACCCCTGCTCCAGCACGATGAATACATTCCCGGGACCGCCATGTGGATGACACGCGAGGCGTTTGAGCAACTTGGTGGCACCGATGAATCGTATGTCATGTACTGGGAGGATGTGGATCTTTGCTTTCGCGCCCACCAGCAGGGAATCCGGATGGCCCGTTGCGAAGAGGCCATAATCGCACACGGAATCGGGCAAACCTGTCACAAAAAACCGCTTTATTCGACGTATTACTTCCAGAAAAACCGTATTCGATTCTGTAAAAAATGGCTCGATTCAGAATCGTGGAAACAGGTTAGCTCCCGCATTGCAACCGATCTTCAAGCCCTTATGGAGCGCGCCACACTACGGAATGACACCCAGCGCCAGCACTTTGTCGAGCAGCTTCAAATCCTGCTCAAATCTGAAAGCGCATAAGCCTGTTCAGGCAGTCGTACTTCGGTAGTCCAGAAACCGTTCGATGCGTTCAGGGGTTCCCAAATCAAAATACTCCTGCACGTCGATACTTCCTGCCGGAAAACAAGCACTGTGACCACACATGTTCTCATGCAATCTCGATGTTAAGCTCTGCATGAGCATCGGGTGCAGTTCTCCTGCAATACTCCGCTGAAATCCAAGGCAACACCAGATCGCGTTAAACGCACGCACATCCGTCGGCTTATCCTGCAGTCCACTAACCCTAGCGTCTTCATCCAACATCAGCGCACCGAATTGTCGAAGCTCCGCTTCATCATGGCTGCGTTTCACCCCAAATACGAGGGAATGGTAGGACAATGCTTCAATCATTCCTTCCAGTAAAGTAACGCGGACGCCTCTCCGCAGCCACGCGCTGCGGTCCAGAGAGGACAGCACCAAAAAACTGTCAGGCAAGAGCACTACGTTGCTTTCAGAAAAATGCTCCCTCGCCGAATGGATCGATC is a genomic window of Puniceicoccaceae bacterium containing:
- a CDS encoding HAD family hydrolase; translated protein: TEIQNLPLFGYGIKGFTLSLIETAMRISQYRVSARQIEQIIQIGKSMLQYPVELLPEVETTLNRLTPHYRLILATKGDLLDQERKLQRSGISHFFHHIEVMSEKNAAAYQHLLAHLDVQPHEFAMVGNSLKSDILPTLEIGAIAFHVPYHVDWVHERVESFSAPEGRCFTCQHIGEVADHLHVA
- a CDS encoding glycosyltransferase family 2 protein, giving the protein MVTILILCFNKLELSQRCVQATLDAGYHPEQISVIDNGSSQPLQAMLQERFPAVNCIRLEHNLGFAGGFTQGIRRFLTMHPNCRDFLFLTNDTQPHPGCAEACAASARKHRSHLIAPRLLFRNDPERIDSLAARFERTDGTLHHCRTLGLSPLLQHDEYIPGTAMWMTREAFEQLGGTDESYVMYWEDVDLCFRAHQQGIRMARCEEAIIAHGIGQTCHKKPLYSTYYFQKNRIRFCKKWLDSESWKQVSSRIATDLQALMERATLRNDTQRQHFVEQLQILLKSESA